One genomic segment of Brassica napus cultivar Da-Ae chromosome A3, Da-Ae, whole genome shotgun sequence includes these proteins:
- the LOC106438157 gene encoding abscisic acid receptor PYL4-like produces the protein MLAVHRPSSAVTDGDSVQVPMMIASFQKRFPSLSRDTAAASFHTHEVGPNQCCSAVIQEISAPISAVWSVVRRFDNPQAYKHFLKSCNVIGGDGGNVGSLRQVHVVSGLPAASSTERLDILDDERHVISFSVVGGDHRLSNYRSVTTLHSSPICGTVVVESYVVDVPPGNTKEETCDFVDVIVRCNLQSLAKIAESSAVEGKKKTSM, from the coding sequence ATGCTCGCCGTACACCGCCCTTCCTCCGCTGTGACAGACGGAGACTCCGTCCAGGTCCCGATGATGATCGCTTCTTTTCAAAAACGTTTCCCTTCTCTCTCACGCGACACAGCCGCAGCTAGTTTCCACACGCACGAGGTTGGTCCTAACCAGTGCTGCTCCGCCGTGATCCAAGAGATCTCCGCCCCTATTTCTGCCGTATGGTCCGTCGTCCGACGCTTCGACAACCCGCAAGCTTACAAACACTTCCTCAAAAGCTGCAACGTCATAGGCGGAGACGGTGGAAACGTTGGTAGCCTCCGTCAAGTCCACGTCGTTTCTGGCCTCCCCGCCGCGAGCTCCACCGAACGTCTCGATATCCTAGACGACGAACGTCATGTTATTAGTTTCAGCGTCGTTGGTGGAGACCACCGGCTGTCTAACTACCGGTCCGTCACGACTCTTCACTCTTCTCCGATCTGTGGAACCGTGGTTGTTGAGTCTTACGTCGTTGACGTGCCTCCCGGGAACACTAAAGAAGAAACTTGCGACTTCGTTGACGTTATAGTACGGTGCAATCTTCAGTCTCTTGCTAAAATAGCTGAGAGTTCTGCGGTGgaagggaagaagaagacgtCCATGTAA